A genomic segment from Fuerstiella sp. encodes:
- a CDS encoding glycoside hydrolase, which translates to MDGPAEGISIYFNQGKKSVLAIEFHLWSSRKVDGFLAICEGRVDGVARDAGLVCKRSVDDGATWSGLKVIVDWVETPSATRRCWLMAKRTTYVVWIAHTVRSGEESEETITRGNTKQSTCVLLRHSRDEGQTWNASHDITKAVKRDDLTWCGCDPGVGIQLESGRERRQAQW; encoded by the coding sequence ATGGACGGGCCAGCGGAAGGCATCTCCATTTATTTCAATCAGGGAAAGAAGAGTGTTCTCGCTATCGAATTTCATCTCTGGTCGTCACGGAAGGTGGACGGATTTTTGGCAATTTGCGAAGGACGAGTAGATGGGGTGGCCAGAGACGCGGGTCTGGTATGCAAACGTAGTGTGGATGACGGGGCAACCTGGTCGGGGCTGAAGGTGATAGTGGACTGGGTAGAAACACCGTCGGCAACCAGGCGGTGCTGGTTGATGGCTAAACGTACAACGTACGTGGTGTGGATTGCGCACACAGTCCGTTCGGGAGAGGAATCGGAGGAGACGATAACACGCGGTAATACGAAACAATCGACATGTGTCTTGCTGAGGCACAGCAGGGATGAGGGACAGACGTGGAACGCGTCACACGATATTACTAAGGCAGTGAAACGCGACGACTTGACGTGGTGCGGCTGTGATCCAGGCGTAGGAATTCAACTGGAAAGCGGGCGGGAACGCAGGCAGGCTCAATGGTGA